In a genomic window of bacterium:
- a CDS encoding ABC transporter ATP-binding protein — protein sequence MFELLALKKYYRRYWLATVFGIFALAVIDLLQLLVPRILKTAIDDLVVGRATPGTLMFACVLIMLIALGVAVGRFFWRYLLIGSARRIERELRSDFYNHLTTLDVAYFDKTKTGDLMAHATNDINAVRMSIGFGLVILTDIIIMGVASIIMMITIDLKLTLYALIPFPFITLFSTFFGSTIHRLFEKVQASFSLLTERVRENLAGIKVVKVFVQEPFEMERFSGISTDYIMKNMSLIKVWGTFFPIIMSLAAVGMVIVLGLGGRYVLIGAISVGSFVAFTSYLQMLVWPMIAIGRAINLFQRGAASQGRINKIMAERSTIKTLKGTQERIKGHIVIRDLTLTYQGKDIPALNAVNLEIRPNQFVGITGPIGSGKSSIVHVLLRLYEPQTGSVLIDGQDLKNLAPGFIRSQISFVPQDTFLFSDSVRNNIAFGNPGASISDIERVCHIASIHEEILELPDGFDTRIGERGITLSGGQKQRLALARALLLNRPILILDDAFSSVDAETERAILNAIRAELRGRTSIVISHRLFAIMDADRIFVMENGSIAEAGTHRELVKQKRLYHDIYRTQQIEMKLETL from the coding sequence ATGTTCGAGCTTTTAGCCTTAAAAAAATACTACCGCCGATACTGGCTGGCGACGGTTTTCGGTATTTTCGCGCTCGCGGTGATCGACCTGTTGCAACTGCTGGTGCCGCGGATCTTGAAGACCGCGATCGATGACCTGGTGGTCGGCCGGGCAACCCCTGGTACGTTGATGTTTGCGTGCGTATTGATAATGTTGATAGCCTTGGGTGTGGCGGTCGGCCGCTTTTTTTGGCGCTACCTACTTATCGGTTCAGCCCGCCGGATCGAAAGGGAGCTGCGCAGTGATTTTTACAATCATCTGACCACTTTAGATGTCGCGTACTTTGACAAGACCAAGACAGGCGACCTGATGGCCCACGCGACCAACGACATAAACGCCGTGCGCATGTCGATCGGCTTTGGCCTGGTCATCCTGACCGATATCATAATCATGGGTGTTGCGTCGATCATAATGATGATCACCATCGATTTAAAGCTGACCCTGTATGCACTAATACCGTTCCCATTTATTACTCTTTTTTCGACTTTTTTCGGGAGTACGATCCATCGTTTGTTTGAAAAGGTTCAGGCATCTTTTTCGCTTCTTACCGAACGAGTGCGCGAAAATTTAGCTGGTATAAAAGTAGTTAAAGTATTTGTTCAGGAGCCATTTGAAATGGAGCGTTTTAGCGGTATAAGTACTGATTATATAATGAAAAATATGAGCCTGATAAAGGTCTGGGGAACCTTTTTCCCCATTATCATGTCGCTCGCGGCCGTTGGTATGGTCATTGTGCTTGGATTGGGCGGCCGTTATGTCCTGATTGGCGCGATCTCGGTCGGCTCTTTTGTCGCGTTCACTTCCTATCTCCAGATGCTGGTATGGCCTATGATCGCAATCGGCCGGGCGATCAATCTTTTCCAACGCGGTGCCGCGTCGCAGGGCCGTATAAATAAGATCATGGCTGAACGATCAACGATCAAAACTTTAAAGGGCACTCAGGAGAGGATAAAAGGACACATCGTAATCAGGGATCTGACCTTGACCTATCAGGGTAAAGACATACCGGCGCTCAACGCGGTAAATCTTGAGATCAGGCCGAACCAGTTCGTTGGCATAACCGGTCCTATCGGATCAGGAAAGTCGAGCATCGTCCATGTGTTGCTGCGACTTTACGAACCCCAGACCGGTTCGGTCCTGATCGACGGTCAGGACCTGAAAAACCTCGCTCCAGGTTTTATCCGTTCGCAGATCTCATTCGTGCCCCAGGACACATTTTTATTCTCGGATTCAGTAAGGAACAATATCGCTTTTGGCAACCCTGGTGCTTCGATCAGCGATATCGAGCGGGTTTGCCATATTGCCAGCATCCATGAAGAGATTCTTGAACTGCCGGATGGTTTTGATACTCGTATCGGCGAACGCGGGATAACGCTGAGCGGTGGGCAAAAACAGCGTCTGGCGCTTGCCCGCGCGCTGCTCCTGAACCGGCCGATCCTTATCCTGGACGACGCGTTCTCGTCGGTAGATGCGGAGACAGAGCGCGCGATCCTTAATGCGATCCGTGCGGAATTGCGCGGACGAACCTCGATCGTGATCTCGCACCGGCTGTTCGCGATCATGGACGCCGACCGGATCTTCGTTATGGAGAACGGATCGATCGCCGAAGCCGGCACGCACCGGGAATTGGTCAAACAGAAACGCCTGTACCATGATATCTACCGAACCCAACAGATTGAAATGAAACTGGAGACCCTGTGA
- a CDS encoding DUF366 family protein, which translates to MKYRLIKEERPYTGEQLHSNFAYTTFGIVGDSIVAFCGSCDVKLKEMVDIEDLRAGKAIYSEYMLHFIVEHYDTNIEIAIMRQLVLTCIIRDAINDIKGKAIVKRIHTDLFEDDAKLSISVATVSPLSSLIHFGINITSTNTPVKTKGLKDYDIEPYEFSNLIMDRYTKEIEKVQTTRCKVKWVQ; encoded by the coding sequence ATGAAATACCGCTTGATCAAGGAAGAAAGGCCATATACTGGTGAACAACTGCACAGTAATTTTGCGTACACGACATTTGGGATAGTCGGTGATTCGATCGTCGCGTTTTGCGGGAGTTGCGATGTCAAGCTCAAGGAAATGGTGGACATCGAGGACCTTCGCGCTGGTAAAGCGATCTATTCTGAGTACATGCTGCACTTCATCGTCGAACACTACGATACGAACATCGAAATCGCGATCATGCGGCAACTTGTGCTCACGTGTATCATAAGGGACGCCATCAATGATATCAAGGGCAAAGCTATTGTGAAGCGCATCCATACCGACCTTTTCGAGGACGACGCTAAGCTGTCGATTTCGGTGGCGACCGTATCTCCATTATCTTCCTTAATACATTTTGGCATCAATATAACGTCGACGAACACGCCCGTGAAAACCAAAGGTCTGAAGGATTATGACATTGAACCTTACGAATTCTCGAACCTTATTATGGACCGGTACACCAAGGAGATCGAGAAAGTCCAGACGACGCGCTGCAAGGTGAAATGGGTGCAATGA
- a CDS encoding 3-isopropylmalate dehydratase small subunit: protein MIQGQAYKFGDNINTDDIYPGKYLSITTDREEMARHCFEAVYPDFLKNAKKGNIIVAGKNFGCGSSREQAATCLKFFGIRFVIAESLARIFYRNAINLGLPVLIAPGIKGKINHGDTLTVDLQKGIVRNETTHESITVIPLPGFIMDIIKDGGLIPNLRKRLGLEVKK, encoded by the coding sequence ATGATACAAGGGCAAGCCTACAAATTCGGTGATAATATCAATACCGACGATATCTATCCCGGAAAGTACCTTTCCATAACCACGGACCGGGAGGAGATGGCGCGTCATTGCTTTGAGGCTGTATACCCCGATTTTTTGAAAAACGCTAAAAAAGGCAATATCATCGTTGCCGGCAAGAATTTTGGATGTGGATCATCGCGCGAACAGGCGGCCACCTGCCTGAAATTTTTCGGCATCCGCTTTGTGATCGCCGAGTCGCTGGCACGGATCTTCTATCGCAATGCGATCAATCTGGGTTTGCCGGTCCTGATAGCGCCCGGTATAAAAGGAAAAATAAACCATGGCGATACGCTGACTGTGGACCTGCAAAAGGGGATCGTCAGGAACGAAACCACGCATGAATCCATTACGGTCATACCGTTGCCCGGATTCATCATGGACATAATCAAAGATGGCGGACTAATACCAAATCTGCGAAAACGATTAGGATTGGAGGTTAAAAAATGA
- the trxA gene encoding thioredoxin has product MSVVQVTDDTFDAEVINSSMPVLVDFWAQWCGPCRIVSPLMDEIAQEYEGKARIAKLDVDTNPKIALEYKVMSIPCMKFIKNGKVVDEVIGAVPKQEITKRLDKLL; this is encoded by the coding sequence ATGAGCGTTGTTCAAGTCACTGACGATACGTTTGATGCTGAAGTGATCAATAGTTCAATGCCCGTGCTGGTTGATTTTTGGGCGCAGTGGTGCGGTCCATGTCGAATAGTATCGCCACTGATGGATGAAATCGCGCAGGAATATGAAGGAAAAGCGAGGATCGCCAAGCTCGACGTCGACACCAACCCCAAGATCGCCCTGGAGTACAAAGTGATGAGTATCCCATGCATGAAATTCATCAAGAACGGCAAAGTCGTCGATGAAGTTATCGGTGCCGTGCCTAAACAAGAGATCACGAAAAGATTGGATAAACTGCTTTAA
- a CDS encoding 7-carboxy-7-deazaguanine synthase QueE codes for MLGYVSEIFTSVQGEGIKMGQRQTFVRLFGCNLSCNYCDTPINQKKKGALIVGNKIFQNPVTIDMLMEFIDAREVSITGGEPLLQVDFVGALCDRLHGKGKSVYLETNGTLSPELKKIIRKIEWVSLDFKIPTATGRPGLWSEHEKCLQTAMRKKVFVKMVINENVLPREIDKVCAIIEKVDRKVPLVIQPVHGCVIPNILEIQKKALRRLTDVRIIPQIHKCMKLQ; via the coding sequence ATGCTTGGTTATGTAAGCGAAATTTTTACATCTGTCCAAGGTGAAGGGATCAAGATGGGGCAGCGGCAGACGTTCGTCCGCCTTTTTGGCTGTAACCTATCCTGCAATTACTGCGACACCCCCATAAACCAGAAGAAAAAGGGCGCGCTTATTGTCGGCAACAAGATCTTCCAAAACCCCGTTACGATCGACATGCTGATGGAATTCATCGATGCCCGCGAGGTCTCGATAACGGGCGGCGAACCACTGCTCCAGGTTGATTTTGTCGGCGCGCTGTGCGACCGGCTGCACGGGAAAGGCAAAAGCGTCTATCTCGAAACCAACGGCACGCTGTCACCGGAATTGAAAAAGATCATAAGAAAGATCGAATGGGTTTCGCTGGATTTCAAGATCCCTACGGCAACCGGCAGGCCGGGGCTGTGGTCTGAACATGAAAAGTGCCTACAGACGGCAATGCGGAAAAAGGTCTTCGTGAAGATGGTGATCAACGAGAACGTGCTGCCCCGGGAAATAGACAAAGTCTGTGCGATCATTGAAAAGGTCGACCGCAAGGTTCCGTTGGTGATCCAACCAGTGCATGGTTGCGTGATCCCCAATATCCTGGAGATCCAGAAAAAGGCGCTGAGACGCTTGACCGACGTGCGTATTATTCCGCAAATACACAAATGCATGAAACTGCAGTGA
- a CDS encoding 3-isopropylmalate dehydratase large subunit: MTLVEKILARAGGKSKTVPNEIVMAKIDVAMSHENADVVIRSFKEIGLERVWDPEKIVIVFDHRIPAESEKTAATHKRIREFVKEQGIKYFYDMKEGICHQILPEFGHCRPAEVLVGTDSHTTTHGAFGTFAAGIGGTEMAGVWTTGELWLKVPESFRIKVTGLFKKYVSAKDLILRIIGDLKADGADYKSVEFCGESIRAMSMPSRMVLCNLSMEMGAKNAFVIPDDKTTSFVKAHTDKPFTAVLPDADANYAREFNYDISNLIPQVACPHTVDNVKPVSEVSGLKIDQALLGSCTNGRLEDLETAAIIIEGKSVHKEVRLLIIPASRRVYQDALQAGYIEIFLKAGALILNPGCGPCLGGHQGLLAAGEVCISTTNRNFKGRMGSPDSFVYLASPATVAASAIKGEITEPCQYE, encoded by the coding sequence ATGACCCTTGTCGAAAAGATCCTGGCCAGAGCCGGCGGAAAAAGCAAGACAGTTCCTAACGAGATCGTGATGGCAAAGATCGATGTCGCAATGTCGCACGAGAACGCGGACGTCGTTATCAGATCGTTCAAAGAGATCGGGCTGGAACGCGTCTGGGACCCCGAAAAGATCGTGATCGTGTTTGACCATCGGATACCCGCGGAATCCGAAAAGACCGCCGCAACCCACAAGAGGATCAGAGAATTTGTCAAAGAACAGGGGATCAAATATTTCTACGACATGAAAGAAGGCATCTGTCACCAGATCCTGCCGGAATTTGGACATTGCCGACCGGCAGAGGTGCTGGTCGGCACTGATTCCCACACTACGACCCATGGCGCGTTCGGTACGTTTGCCGCCGGCATTGGGGGAACAGAAATGGCCGGCGTTTGGACGACCGGCGAGCTTTGGCTCAAAGTGCCGGAATCGTTTCGGATCAAAGTCACAGGGTTATTCAAAAAATATGTGTCGGCAAAAGATCTTATCCTTAGGATCATCGGCGATCTCAAAGCCGACGGGGCGGATTATAAATCCGTCGAGTTTTGCGGCGAATCGATTCGTGCGATGTCCATGCCATCGCGGATGGTACTGTGCAACCTTTCCATGGAGATGGGGGCAAAGAACGCCTTCGTTATTCCCGATGATAAAACTACAAGCTTCGTGAAAGCGCACACGGACAAACCGTTTACTGCGGTCTTGCCTGATGCCGACGCGAATTATGCCCGTGAATTCAACTATGACATTTCCAATCTGATCCCCCAGGTCGCCTGCCCTCATACGGTCGATAACGTAAAACCGGTGTCCGAGGTGTCAGGTCTGAAAATCGACCAGGCGCTCCTGGGCTCCTGCACGAATGGCCGGCTTGAGGACCTTGAAACTGCGGCCATAATTATCGAAGGTAAATCAGTGCACAAGGAGGTTCGCTTATTGATCATTCCAGCGTCGCGACGGGTGTATCAGGATGCTCTTCAGGCTGGTTACATTGAAATATTCCTAAAAGCCGGTGCTTTAATACTCAATCCGGGATGCGGCCCTTGCCTTGGAGGTCATCAGGGTTTACTCGCGGCCGGAGAAGTATGCATCTCGACTACGAACCGTAATTTCAAGGGCCGGATGGGCAGTCCCGATTCGTTCGTGTATCTGGCATCGCCGGCGACCGTCGCAGCATCGGCAATAAAAGGGGAGATAACCGAACCATGCCAGTACGAATAA
- the sucD gene encoding succinate--CoA ligase subunit alpha: MAILIDRDTQTIVQGITGTNAAVHTRLMLDYGTKVVAGVTPGKGGQRIEDVPVYDTVSACLRDNPHATVSSVWVPPRFARDAILESIDAGIKVVVVITERIPIHDMLKVRQKAKEKNVVVIGGNTPGLISPGRSLVGMLPKIAFQEGRIGTVARSGAVTYYVANSLNLAGLGESTSVGLGGDPILGANFEDILALFEKDTATDAVVMAGEIGGVYEELAAPYIKKMTKPVIAYITGKAAPQGKRMGHAGAIVEGSMGTAQSKIEALRSNGAVMAETLSAIPFLVKKELKLGS, encoded by the coding sequence ATGGCAATTCTGATTGACCGCGATACGCAAACCATCGTCCAGGGGATCACCGGCACCAACGCTGCGGTCCACACGCGGCTCATGCTCGATTATGGAACAAAGGTCGTGGCCGGCGTAACCCCCGGGAAAGGCGGCCAGCGCATTGAAGACGTGCCGGTCTATGACACGGTTAGCGCGTGTTTGAGAGACAATCCACACGCCACGGTATCCAGTGTCTGGGTGCCGCCGCGCTTTGCCAGGGATGCGATCCTGGAGTCCATTGATGCCGGCATCAAAGTTGTTGTGGTCATAACCGAAAGGATCCCGATCCATGACATGTTAAAGGTTCGTCAAAAGGCAAAGGAAAAGAACGTGGTCGTGATCGGAGGAAATACGCCGGGTCTTATCTCGCCAGGCAGGTCATTGGTCGGTATGCTGCCAAAGATCGCCTTTCAGGAAGGGCGAATAGGCACGGTCGCGCGCAGTGGAGCCGTCACGTATTATGTCGCAAACTCGCTCAACCTTGCCGGGCTGGGAGAATCAACCTCGGTCGGCCTCGGCGGAGATCCTATTCTTGGTGCAAATTTTGAGGATATTCTCGCCTTGTTTGAAAAGGACACCGCAACCGATGCCGTGGTCATGGCGGGTGAGATCGGTGGCGTGTACGAAGAATTGGCCGCGCCCTACATTAAAAAAATGACCAAACCGGTCATCGCGTATATCACGGGCAAGGCGGCGCCTCAGGGAAAACGTATGGGGCACGCCGGCGCTATTGTCGAGGGTTCAATGGGCACGGCACAGAGCAAGATCGAAGCATTGAGGTCGAACGGCGCGGTCATGGCTGAGACTTTAAGTGCGATACCTTTCCTTGTGAAAAAAGAATTGAAGCTAGGAAGTTAA
- a CDS encoding ferritin family protein — MDTSKIISGLQTALQTELNGIQFYRIASEKTEDIKAKSVFKILAEDEARHFVELKKKYDQLLLNGTWAKDLTLGNPSSFDGKSPIFSDELQTRIQDRHFEMSALSIAALLESNSVDLYRKMMDEANEDNARSFFQQLYEWEQKHLAAISKQMDLLKEEYWAQAKFTPLF; from the coding sequence ATGGATACTTCTAAAATAATAAGCGGTCTGCAAACAGCTCTGCAGACAGAACTTAACGGTATTCAATTTTACCGCATCGCATCGGAAAAAACCGAAGATATCAAGGCAAAATCGGTTTTCAAGATCCTGGCCGAGGATGAAGCCAGGCATTTCGTTGAACTCAAGAAAAAATATGACCAGCTTCTACTCAATGGTACATGGGCAAAGGACCTGACGCTTGGCAACCCATCCTCTTTTGATGGGAAGAGCCCTATCTTCTCTGATGAGCTGCAAACCCGGATCCAGGATCGGCATTTTGAAATGTCGGCGTTGAGCATTGCGGCCCTCCTGGAATCCAATTCTGTCGACCTGTACCGCAAAATGATGGACGAAGCAAACGAGGATAATGCGCGTTCTTTTTTCCAGCAGCTTTATGAATGGGAACAAAAACACCTGGCCGCGATCTCCAAGCAGATGGATCTGCTCAAGGAAGAGTACTGGGCGCAGGCGAAATTTACGCCCCTCTTCTGA
- a CDS encoding four helix bundle protein, translated as MVEKNTKEIRFKTFEDLEIYKKAREFRKKIYLLIKKLPLKGKYNLDPQMRKAIVSITNNIAEGHGRYHYQENIQFCRHSRGLLEEIIDDLNVCLDEGYFQTTYLEDLKNNGFELLKNLNGYIKYLKSMKDKVE; from the coding sequence ATGGTTGAAAAAAATACCAAAGAAATAAGATTTAAAACATTTGAAGACCTGGAAATTTATAAGAAAGCCCGAGAATTCAGGAAGAAAATCTATTTATTGATAAAGAAATTACCTTTAAAGGGAAAATACAATCTTGATCCCCAAATGAGAAAAGCCATTGTATCAATCACTAATAATATTGCGGAAGGTCACGGAAGATATCATTATCAGGAAAATATCCAATTTTGCAGGCATTCAAGAGGTTTACTGGAGGAAATAATAGATGACCTTAATGTTTGTTTAGATGAAGGTTACTTCCAAACTACCTATCTTGAGGACTTAAAAAATAACGGTTTTGAGCTCTTGAAAAATCTAAACGGATACATAAAGTATCTAAAGAGTATGAAAGACAAGGTTGAATAA
- a CDS encoding citryl-CoA lyase produces MWKSSISKIEPNHIVTRGYRQEDLIGNVPFASVFFLLLKGRMPREREARMIDAVLTSSVDHGTTPPTTHASRIVASAGVPLPAAVAAGILAVGDVHGGAIEDAARIMQEWMKKIKSEHWTHEKTAQMLLAKLRKEGRYMPGFGHRIHTQDPRTKRLFALSDKLRISGDCVKLTRAIENEFAKGKPLPVNVDGAIAAIISDMDFDWRLGKAFFLIGRTAGLIAHVYEEITREKPMRRMCDSDVEYDGPWERNIEDMRVRGYEGVKRTGKTRQTRKTRKAKKTRKR; encoded by the coding sequence ATGTGGAAGTCGAGCATTTCAAAGATCGAACCTAACCATATAGTAACGCGCGGATACCGGCAGGAGGATCTGATCGGCAATGTTCCGTTCGCGTCCGTTTTTTTTCTTTTGCTTAAAGGCAGAATGCCACGGGAGCGCGAAGCGCGGATGATCGATGCCGTTCTTACTTCGTCCGTGGACCACGGAACCACCCCGCCTACGACGCACGCGTCAAGGATCGTCGCGTCGGCCGGGGTACCATTGCCTGCTGCAGTAGCAGCCGGCATTCTGGCGGTTGGCGATGTTCACGGCGGCGCGATCGAGGATGCCGCGCGCATTATGCAGGAATGGATGAAAAAGATCAAAAGTGAGCACTGGACTCATGAAAAAACGGCTCAGATGCTCCTTGCGAAACTGAGAAAAGAAGGAAGATATATGCCCGGTTTCGGTCATCGCATCCACACGCAAGATCCACGGACGAAGAGACTTTTCGCCCTGTCCGACAAGTTGAGGATCAGCGGGGATTGTGTTAAACTTACCCGCGCTATCGAGAACGAATTTGCCAAAGGCAAGCCTCTGCCGGTCAATGTTGACGGTGCAATCGCCGCGATCATATCAGATATGGATTTTGACTGGCGTCTCGGCAAGGCATTTTTCCTTATCGGTAGAACCGCAGGGCTGATCGCGCACGTCTATGAAGAGATAACCAGGGAAAAACCCATGCGCCGCATGTGTGATTCCGATGTCGAATACGACGGACCGTGGGAAAGAAACATCGAAGATATGAGGGTGAGAGGATATGAAGGTGTGAAAAGAACCGGAAAGACTAGACAGACCAGAAAAACCAGAAAGGCTAAAAAGACCAGAAAACGATAA
- a CDS encoding NifU family protein: protein MREKVESVLNQIRPDLQRDGGDLELVDVSNDGVVKVKLTGACGGCPMSMITLKMAIEKRLKEAIPEIKTVEQVF from the coding sequence ATGAGAGAAAAAGTCGAATCGGTTTTAAATCAGATAAGGCCTGACCTGCAGAGGGATGGCGGTGATCTGGAACTGGTGGACGTGAGCAACGACGGCGTAGTCAAGGTAAAACTAACTGGTGCCTGCGGCGGTTGTCCGATGAGCATGATCACACTGAAAATGGCGATCGAAAAACGTCTCAAGGAAGCAATACCTGAAATAAAGACCGTTGAGCAGGTGTTTTAG
- a CDS encoding ferritin family protein: protein MEEAIKILKTGIEIEKNGLVHYLDFAFECKDETGKNMFIRLGRDEFTHLEILTKQLAGLQCGSVWTCGEIPVSIIEKLTPKLRSIEKVKSEKGADELGALKTAMDLEKKSIDFYNDAKKKIKNGEAEKIFDRIIEMEESHYDLLQAEIDNIESTGFWFGIREFSLEEER, encoded by the coding sequence ATGGAAGAAGCGATAAAAATTTTAAAGACCGGGATCGAAATCGAAAAAAATGGTTTAGTCCATTATCTTGACTTTGCGTTCGAATGCAAAGACGAAACCGGCAAGAACATGTTCATACGGCTGGGACGCGACGAATTTACCCACCTGGAGATCCTGACAAAACAGCTGGCTGGTCTTCAGTGCGGAAGCGTCTGGACCTGCGGGGAAATACCTGTCTCCATTATCGAAAAACTGACACCGAAGCTGCGGTCGATCGAAAAGGTGAAATCGGAAAAAGGTGCAGATGAACTCGGCGCTTTGAAAACCGCCATGGACCTGGAAAAAAAGTCCATAGATTTCTACAACGACGCCAAAAAGAAGATAAAAAATGGCGAAGCCGAGAAGATCTTCGACCGGATAATCGAAATGGAAGAATCCCATTATGACCTGCTCCAGGCCGAGATCGATAATATCGAATCCACCGGCTTCTGGTTCGGGATCCGGGAATTTTCGCTCGAGGAAGAGCGGTAG
- a CDS encoding succinate--CoA ligase subunit beta yields the protein MRLYEFEGKMLFKRFRIPVPDSVLIDSDCMDRLDGVVYPVVIKAQVFMGGRGKAGYVQHAVNRIEAELHIRTMLGREHAGFRIDKVLVERKVNIVREFYIAAMIDRLEHKPLVIAHSRGGMAIEEVAELDPGSLVKCNLPIGERPSPFIGRKIAAELGLSGDQLNLGAGVINCMYNMFIALDCKLVEINPLALTVDNRPVALDSKVDLDEDAMYRHPEFKEMGITARHEVGELTHREKIAKAAGIPYVDLGGDIGVFPGGAGFGIAAVDLITHYGGKPANFMDSGGAPTQEKLRAMLGLLTDNPDVKVIFGARFGGISRCDDWAKAVVQYIVENKPRKPMIMRMAGNMEKEGRVILEKAKNKHPKLFRQIKIYAYDTPIEQVIQEAVRIAKTIENG from the coding sequence ATGCGGTTGTATGAATTCGAAGGCAAAATGCTTTTTAAGAGATTCAGGATCCCGGTGCCGGACAGTGTTCTGATCGATAGCGATTGCATGGACCGCCTGGACGGGGTCGTTTACCCGGTCGTGATCAAGGCTCAGGTTTTTATGGGCGGCAGGGGTAAGGCAGGATACGTGCAGCACGCGGTGAACCGCATAGAAGCTGAACTGCATATCAGGACCATGTTGGGCCGTGAACATGCCGGGTTCCGTATTGATAAAGTATTAGTTGAGCGGAAGGTAAATATCGTCCGTGAATTCTACATTGCCGCGATGATCGATCGCCTTGAGCATAAGCCGCTGGTGATCGCCCATAGCCGGGGAGGCATGGCGATCGAAGAAGTCGCGGAATTGGATCCGGGGTCGCTCGTCAAATGCAACCTGCCGATCGGTGAAAGACCATCGCCGTTCATTGGCCGAAAGATCGCGGCCGAACTGGGACTCTCTGGCGACCAGTTGAACCTCGGTGCCGGCGTCATCAACTGCATGTACAATATGTTCATCGCGCTCGACTGTAAACTGGTGGAGATCAATCCGCTCGCGCTCACGGTCGATAACCGTCCGGTCGCGCTTGATTCCAAGGTCGACCTGGACGAAGATGCCATGTACCGCCATCCCGAGTTCAAAGAAATGGGGATCACGGCGCGCCACGAGGTCGGCGAGCTGACACACAGGGAAAAGATCGCCAAGGCGGCAGGCATTCCCTATGTTGACCTGGGCGGCGATATCGGAGTTTTCCCGGGCGGCGCCGGGTTTGGGATCGCCGCCGTGGATCTGATCACTCACTACGGCGGAAAACCGGCTAATTTTATGGATTCAGGCGGCGCACCCACCCAGGAAAAACTGCGCGCCATGCTGGGATTATTGACCGACAATCCCGATGTCAAGGTGATATTCGGCGCAAGGTTCGGCGGGATATCAAGATGTGACGACTGGGCAAAAGCGGTGGTGCAGTATATCGTGGAGAACAAGCCCAGGAAACCGATGATCATGAGGATGGCGGGTAATATGGAAAAAGAAGGCAGGGTGATACTTGAAAAAGCTAAAAATAAGCACCCTAAACTGTTCCGCCAAATCAAGATCTATGCTTATGACACGCCGATCGAACAGGTAATACAAGAGGCGGTAAGGATAGCCAAAACAATAGAAAATGGTTAA